CTGATTGATTTACAGAGCATGTCAGATGATGCCATCTTACAAAAGAAACATTTGGCTATGTTTGAATACCTGCTCAAACACATCCATAAACGCGATATTCTCAAATTATGGGAAAACCTATTTACACACTGCCAACACGCCCTCTTAGTAGATAAAGAAAAAGGTTATATTTGTATAAAGGCTTTGGTATGGTATAGCGATGCTAAGTTACCGGAAGAAAAACAGGCGGAATTAGAACGGGTCATCTCGAGCCATTTATCTAAAGAAGAAACAGCTACGATTATGAGAACCATTGCACAAAAATACATTGAGGAAGGTAGACAGCAGGGGGTAATGCAAGGCATGGAGAAAGGCATGGAGAAAGGCATGGAAAAAGGCATGGAGAAAGGCATGGAGAAAGGCATGGAAAAAGGTAAAATGGAAAGGAACCTTGAAATAGCTAAAGCCATGCTAGCGAATGGTGTTGAGGTCTCTTTTATTGCCCAAATTACTGGACTTGATACGGCTTGTATTGCTTCCCTTCAATTATTAGACCGTAACTTGTCTACGGTCTAAAGAGATGCTACCTTGCATACTGCATTACAATGAGATCCTATTAATTTGCTATATTGAACCACCCTATTGGCCCTATACAATCCGATGGTAAATGATCGGTTAATTACTTGCAAGGTATCTTAGGAGATAGTGGTAGATCGATAGTATAATTTTTTCTATCTTTCTATGCTTATTTGGTTTAATTTTTGATGTTATAGGGTTAGAGATTTTATTATTTATTAATTTTTAGAATTTTTAATCCATTTTGGATAAACCATCTCCCTAAGTACCTCTTACTATACTATTTGGAGACCTGTATAAATTGTAGACTAGCGCTTCCATAAGATTAGGTTGAATCGCTGTGCTATCTGCTAAATTTAACTGCCCTTTTGGTTGGATTTCCACAGAAATAGCATGAAATAACCTAAATCAAGATAAATAATTAATTTAAGTTAACGTTTAAAGTGCATTCTAGGCAAAATCTGTAAAGTCTATTGAAATATATTTTATCACATAATCAGTATAAATTCCTGTTATATATCTAAGAATCTTTCTTCCAAAACGATTATACCCATACAATGGTCAGTTAAAATAGAATCTAAATTACCATTTGAATCTGAGAAAAAAGTAAACCTATTGCGCAATAAATACTTCAGGGACAACTAAGTAAGGGTTAAGATTTACATATGTTTCTTATGTTTCCTATTGTTGCTGTTCCATTATAGCGTATAACAGCACTATCTGTGTGCTATCTAAATAATGATTGTGTATTATCTAGCAAAGTTATATAAACAATTTTAATACATAAATGTAAAGTATTTGGTTTTATAGCTTTGTATGCTTATACTTAGCCATGGTTGTATACAGCTGCTATATGTTATAACAGGTTGTAGTTGTATCGTTACGAACAATCCATTAATCTCTCATCATAATGACACTATGCAATAATCTGCCCCTTGTAAGCGTAGCTGATTTTCTGCTATTGACCTTAGTAGTAGGACTCTATTACAGTAGAAAAGTAAATACTTTACGAGAAGAATATGCAGTAGGAAATAAGCACTTTGCTACGGAGAAACGGGGGGAAACATTACTAGCAACTGCTTGGAACGGTAGTGGGCTAGCTTAGTGTTATTAATTTATGGATCATTAACCCACTCGCATTTCGGATGGGTCCATTTATGGAGAATCTTTCTGTATTAGAAACTATAAGGGTATATGACCTACTTACGTTTAAACCATAAGACAGTATGACCAGCCATCTAAAGCATGATGCTTTAATCAAAAAGATCTTAACGGATCAACTAGCTGCACAGGAATTCCTAGAACACTATTTACCAGCTGACTTTAAAGCGCTTGTTGATTTAAGTCAGATCACCATAGAAAAAGAATCTTTTGTTGAAGATGACCTTAAAAGAAAACTAACCGATCTCCTCTATTCCGTTAAAACTAAAAATCAAGAAAAAGCTTTTGTCTATGTATTAATTGAGGCACAAGTTACCTCAGATCATTGGATGGCATTGCGCTTATGGAAGTACATGCTTTTGTTATGTGAACGCAATAGGAAAAATAAAGATAAGTTGCCCTTAATATGTCCCATTGTAATTTACCACGGCTCTAAACCATACCATGCACCCAGGAATATATGGCAATTGTTTAGCAACCCTGAACAAGCCCAAAAATTAATGGGGGAAGAGTATCAACTGATTGATTTACAAAGCATGTCAGATGATGCCATCTTACAAAAGAAACATTTGGCTATGTTTGAATACCTGCTCAAACACATCCATAAACGCGATATTCTCAAATTATGGGAAAACCTATTTACACACTGCCAACACGCCCTCTTAGTAGATAAAGAAAAAGGTTATATTTGTATAAAGGCTTTGGTATGGTATAGCGACGCTAAGTTACCGGAAGAAAAACAGGCGGAATTAGAACGGGTCATCTCGAGCCATTTATCTAAAGAAGAAACAGCTACGATTATGAGAACCATTGCACAAAAATACATTGAGGAAGGCAGACAGCAGGGGGTAATGCAAGGCATGGAGAAAGGCATGGAGAAAGGCATGGAGAAAGGCATGGAGAAAGGCATGGAAAAAGGCATGGAAAAAGGCATGGAGAAAGGCATGGAAAAAGGTAAAATGGAAAGGAACCTTGAAATAGCTAAAGCCATGCTAGCGAATGGTGTTGAGGTCTCTTTTATTGCCCAAATTACTGGACTTGATACGGCTTGTATTGCTTCCCTTCAATTATTAGACCGTAACTTGTCTACGGTCTAAAGAGATGCTACCTTGCATACTGCATTACAATGAGATCCTATTAATTTGCTATATTGAACCACCCTATTGGCCCTATACAATCCGATGGTAAATGATCGGTTAATTACTTGCAAGGTATCTTAGGAGATAGTGGTAGATCGATAGTATAATTTTTTCTATCTTTCTATGCTTATTTGGTTTAATTTTTGATGTTATAGGGTTAGAGATTTTATTATTTATTAATTTTTAGAATTTTTAATCCATTTTGGATAGACCATCTCCCTAAGTACCTCTTACTATACTATTTGGAGACCTGTATAAATTGTAGACTAGCGCTTCCATAAGATGTTGCGTATGGGTTGTAGCAAGGCCTACTAGAGGCTTTTGTGGTACCGACTGCTAGAACCAACCCTTCTTTGTATGCTTGCATTTAGGTTGAATCGCTGTGCTATCTGCTAAATTTAACTGCCCTTTTGGTTGGATTTCCACAGAAATAGCATGAAATAACCTAAATCAAGATAAATAATTAATTTAAGTTAACGTTTAAAGTGCATTCTAGGCAAAATCTATAAAGTCTATTGAAATATATTTTATCACATAATCAGTATAAATTCCTGTTATATATCTAAGAATCTTTCTTCCAAAACGATTATACCCATACAATGGTCAGTTAAAATAGAATCTAAATTACCATTTGAATCTGAGAAAAAAGTAAACCTATTGCGCAATAAATACTTCAGGGACAACTAAGTAAGGGTTAAGATTTATATATGTTTCTTATTGTTGCTGTTCCATTATAGCGTATAACAGCACTATCTGTGTGCTATCTAAATAATGATTGTGTATTATCTAGCAAAGTTATATAAACAATTTTAATACATAAATGTAAAGTATTTGGTTTTATAGCTTTGTATGCTTATACTTAGCCATGGTTGTATACAGCTGCTATATGTTATAACAGGTTGTAGTTGTATCGTTACGAACAATCCATTAATCTCTCATCATAATGACACTATGCAATAATCTGCCCCTTGTAAGCGTAGCTGATTTTCTGCTATTGACCTTAGTAGTAGGACTCTATTACAGTAGAAAAGTAAATACTTTACGAGAAGAATATGCAGTAGGAAATAAGCACTTTGCTACGGAGAAACGGGGGGAAACATTACTAGCAACTGCTTGAAACGGTAGTGGGCTAGCTTAGTGTTATTAATTTATGGATCATTAACCCACTCGCATTTCGGATGGGTCCATTTATGGAGAATCTTTCTGTATTAGAAACTATAAGGGTATATGACCTACTTACGTTTAAACCATAAGACAGTATGACCAGCCATCTAAAGCATGATGCTTTAATCAAAAAGATCTTAACGGATCAACTAGCTGCACAGGAATTCCTAGAACACTATTTACCAGCTGACTTTAAAGCGCTTGTTGATTTAAGTCAGATCACCATAGAAAAAGAATCTTTTGTTGAAGATGACCTTAAAAGAAAACTAACCGATCTCCTCTATTCCGTTAAAACTAAAAATCAAGAAAAAGCTTTTGTCTATGTATTAATTGAGGCACAAGTTACCTCAGATCATTGGATGGCATTGCGCTTATGGAAGTACATGCTTTTGTTATGTGAACGCAATAGGAAAAATAAAGATAAGTTGCCCTTAATATGTCCCATTGTAATTTACCACGGCTCTAAACCATACCATGCACCCAGGAATGTATGGCAATTGTTTAGCAACCCTGAACAAGCCCAAAAATTAATGGGGGAAGAGTATCAACTGATTGATTTACAGAGCATGTCAGAT
Above is a window of Candidatus Cardinium hertigii DNA encoding:
- a CDS encoding Rpn family recombination-promoting nuclease/putative transposase yields the protein MTSHLKHDALIKKILTDQLAAQEFLEHYLPADFKALVDLSQITIEKESFVEDDLKRKLTDLLYSVKTKNQEKAFVYVLIEAQVTSDHWMALRLWKYMLLLCERNRKNKDKLPLICPIVIYHGSKPYHAPRNVWQLFSNPEQAQKLMGEEYQLIDLQSMSDDAILQKKHLAMFEYLLKHIHKRDILKLWENLFTHCQHALLVDKEKGYICIKALVWYSDAKLPEEKQAELERVISSHLSKEETATIMRTIAQKYIEEGRQQGVMQGMEKGMEKGMEKGMEKGMEKGMEKGKMERNLEIAKAMLANGVEVSFIAQITGLDTACIASLQLLDRNLSTV
- a CDS encoding Rpn family recombination-promoting nuclease/putative transposase gives rise to the protein MTSHLKHDALIKKILTDQLAAQEFLEHYLPADFKALVDLSQITIEKESFVEDDLKRKLTDLLYSVKTKNQEKAFVYVLIEAQVTSDHWMALRLWKYMLLLCERNRKNKDKLPLICPIVIYHGSKPYHAPRNIWQLFSNPEQAQKLMGEEYQLIDLQSMSDDAILQKKHLAMFEYLLKHIHKRDILKLWENLFTHCQHALLVDKEKGYICIKALVWYSDAKLPEEKQAELERVISSHLSKEETATIMRTIAQKYIEEGRQQGVMQGMEKGMEKGMEKGMEKGMEKGMEKGMEKGMEKGKMERNLEIAKAMLANGVEVSFIAQITGLDTACIASLQLLDRNLSTV
- a CDS encoding Rpn family recombination-promoting nuclease/putative transposase, giving the protein MTSHLKHDALIKKILTDQLAAQEFLEHYLPADFKALVDLSQITIEKESFVEDDLKRKLTDLLYSVKTKNQEKAFVYVLIEAQVTSDHWMALRLWKYMLLLCERNRKNKDKLPLICPIVIYHGSKPYHAPRNVWQLFSNPEQAQKLMGEEYQLIDLQSMSDDAILQKKHLAMFEYLLKHIHKRDILKLWENLFTHCQHALLVDKEKGYICIKALVWYSDAKLPEEKQAELERVISSHLSKEETATIMRTIAQKYIEEGRQQGIEKGMEKGKMERNLEIAKAMLANGVEVSFIAQITGLDTACIASLQLLDRNL